GATGTATCCGTAGCTTGTGATGCAAGATTGTTTGTGCAGGGGGAGAGCGGGATCCTTTGTGGGGTTAGGAAAGCATTAAGCAGATGAGAAAATGTTGTGTTCCctttcttgaagaaaagaaatgttgacGTTCAGTGTTTGCCGAGTACCGTAAGAGTATCTAAATAGAGCTGGGTGTAATACGATGAGCTGTTCAGCATCCCAGAGGTTCactgctctttgtttcttttcagctaCCATAGGGCCTCCTGAAGTGAGTGTGATTGTAAGCTCTGACTCCCTTCTCGTTAATGTCACACCCCCTTTTCAACCTGAACCTGGAGATTACCCTTTCCAGTATCATGTGTCCTACTGGGAGAACTCAACGATTACTACTAAAAAAGTAAGAATTCCGtctgatttgttttgttcctaATGCCTCTGCGACTAAGAGATGAGTGAGCATTTCTTGGCAAAACAGCAGttatggaggaagaaaatgaatgccTTTTTGACAGCAGAGGTCATCGTTTGGTggcttgaaaaaaaagtctggtgCTGGCACGAGTACTGCATGTATTGCAAAACTTTCAGAAACACGGGTTTCTTTCCTCTTGAATGAAGTCAAGGTTAAATCACGCTGCAGCTCAAAGGAGAGAATCCGCGGAGTGTCAAAGGTGGCTTTAAAATGAGATTCAGATTCCAAAGTTTGTTTTTGCAATTAGGAAATTCTGGGATGTGCTTCCTCCTTTTGGGGAATGTTTGTGCTGGCAGCTTCAGAGACAGGCTGCTGTGGCCCGCTGATGCCTGTGTTTCCAGGGCAGAGAAAGGCTGGAGTTCTTTGAAACACGTTGGATGCAGCCAGGAAGAGCCGTCCCTGTTCTCAGTGAGACTCAGTGGTgggcctgtgctgctgcctttcagaaatgtaaaaatgaaaaaggaggaagaatcAAAAGAACGTCATTTTCAAGCCGATTGCttaaagacagaagcagaaaaaaaatcatttcaagcCTTCTGTTTCAGAGGCCTTGCTAAATCTGAAACGCCTCCACTTCCTTCCTCCCTTAAGCAAACATGTGTTTTTGATGCGGATTGAACATTTGAGAGTGAAATAAGATGCCGCTCTTGGAGGCTTATTTAGGCTTCCCTGAAGCCCTGGCATGTTTAAAAATTCACTAAAGATCGGTCTTGGTAGGAGCACGGAGGTTTTGTGCTGCCCAtcagctgtttttcccctcGGCAGAAAAATAGCGGAAGCACTGCACTTCGGTGTGCCTCTGTCAGCCTCCTCTGATGGTGGAGATGTTTCTCATGGCTCgcttttccttcccccttcttGCCTTGCATTAACCGCCAGAGTTACGGCAGCCGTGTGAAAGTGTCTGGCAGCTGTTGTGGTTAAAGCGAGACCTTGCTGCCCATACCCTTGTAGGTGACTTTGGgcttatttcatttaaaaacaaagagatttcaaatacatttcagcATTCTTACTTTACCACGTTTCACAGTTTCTCTTGACACGTTAGGGAAAGCTGAGTTAAGAAAGCTGTCCTTTTTTGAATGAGCAACTTAAATACGGGGAGGAGAACTGCACTGAAGACAGGCTCTGATTCTTGCAGTAACGcttatgttcttttttcttttccttttgaacagGAGATAAAGACGAGCAATACactattcaaaattaaaaatctaaagCAATGGACACTTTACTGTTTTACAATTCAAGTAGAATTGATAACATATTCAGATTCCGGTTTGCTTGGACTGCAAAGAGCCCCGGTGTGTTACAGAACAACGATCAGCGGTACAgatctgtttttgttctttttcttacatgATGGGATGGGGGTAGGACATTAGGTGGTGTAACTGGTTACGTGCCCCTATTTGTCAGGAGTATTAAGAAGGTACCACAGATATTAATTTGCCACTAATGACAATTATGAATTAGTAAGTAATGTTTGAGGCAGTCGTTTGTGGCCTGTGTTACCTTGTCCTTAGTCACTGCAGTTTCTGCTGCCCCCAGGAGCTGACCTCCCTGCTAGTTCTGACCTAGTTGAAATGCATGGTCACGAGCCCCCAAGATGTGATGCCGGAGTCAGTGGTGCTTCTTTTACTGAAGCGAATCACATGTTCCAATGCCCCTGGCATTAATGGCATTTTGCTGATAAACTGAAGGTGGAAGAAGGGCAGATTGCAATCCCTGCCTGCCTTCTGCCCGCCAGCAGTGACTCCTCCAGCTCCATTTGTCCTGCTAGCATGTCGGGTTGAAGCTTGCATTAGGCAGTGTGGGCGGGGGGACAGAGCTGGTGATTTCCGTGTGGAATCACAACCAAGCTACTTTTCAGAACAGGTGTTTAGAGTGCATCTGTGGTAGGGTTGTGAGCGTAACCTCAGAAGGTTGATCACCACAGACAGCAAATGTCAGCTTGTTGTATGTTGCTTTACATGAGCTATACAAATATGAATCTACCGTGTGTTCTTTTTCAGAGGCAGCCAAAGCTGGATATATTGTACTCATATTTATATCCGTCgatctgcttttaattttcataatagTTGGTTTCTTTTGTCTATGGAGACACcagaaagcaattaaatatttgtCCCGGCCACCTTTAAGAATCCCATCACACTTTGAAGAGGTACGTGTAGACATCTTatttctcttccccctcccacACCTCCTTTTGCAAAAGACCGTGGTGATCTTGGAGTGAATCCTGGgactttttctccttccaggtGACACATATCTGTACTAAGCAGTGTTGTCTCGGTCCTGTTgatcttcctctttttaaacAGGAAGCAGTCTTTAAGCACAgttcttgatttaaaaattcTCATTCAGCATGTATTCTGTATTCCTAAATGTTTGTATTTGCTCGCCATCCTCTGAGGTGAATTTCTTCCTTTGGTACAAAACCCTAATTTCTGGAAAGGCAGTTTCATACGTCGTCTTCTCAGAAAAATCACATGCACGCAGCTTTTACAGCAGTATCATCTGAGTTTTCAGAAtctgagctgcagggagcagttGTGCTGCAAAAACTATTGTACACGGCAAAGCCAAACTGAGGTTTCTATCTTGAATTTGCTGAAAGGTTTGTTTTGGAGGTTCCCATGCAAAACATTTGACGGTCCTCTTGTTCATCACCCTTGCTATGGTTACAGAGAAAATGGTGCCCTCATTGAAACTAGGGTTAATTTTGTCCTATTACAGAGCTGATCTGAGCTGCAGTTCCATCTCAGCCAGATTACAGAACCTCCTACAATAAGGAACAAGCTTTTGAGTAAAACTAAATCACGCATCGATCTTTTAACAATGTGAAggttgttttaaatattttttaaccaGGCAAAAACTGTTCAGTGGCAGAATTCTGCCTCAATTTGATGTGGTAGGTGGTTCTAGTTCCCCTGAAACATGGGCTCCGTTTAGTAAGGAGAGTTCATAGGAGGAACAAAACCTTTCATctggcttctttttttatttttttctaatcttccTTTCTGCGATTAAAAGTTTCACAGATTCAGTGTAAAACACTGATAATTTTGGAGGAAAGGAGGCAAAGGGAATGTCAAGGCAAACAGTAACTATAAGAGAAGAACGACACTGTAGAGTTTTCTGGTGACAGTCAGAGGTGTGGTGCTGATTTATCTCGCACTGAACAAGGCAGAACCTTCTctttcccttgccctgctggcgTTCTGACAAACCATTAGTTGCCAGATTCCTGCAGGTATAGGGCATGGCCCCAGCAGtgtaataggaaaaaagaagtcttctGTGGTTTATTCTTTTGTAGGGCTTTGAACTGACATGAGCGTTGTCCAAAGATAAGCTTATCAACAATATGTAACGGTGGGATGCTTTTAACTCGCTTAAGTGGCCGTCTACCTTATTTCTATGGAAAGAGAAGTGATGcatttttaaccttttccttattcaatcctccttatttctttcaaggaaatccagactaaaataaatatacatttagCAGCTTTTGAATTGTTCTGAAACAACTTGCCTATAGCCAGTAGTGCTTGCTCTGTCTCTGTAACTTCTAAGATGCCTGTTCTGTGGATCGGTATCTAAACTGTTGTTTCTGCCGTCTTCCAGTATTTGAGAGACCCGAGCATGCCTCATTTAGAGATGCTGGAGACCCACGAAGAAGATCCCCGAGATTCTATAATCATTGTGTCTATCGGAGAAGGAAGCAGCGCATATGGGGACATGTTGGATGGCAACACTTGTTCACGCAGCAGCTCCAGTGGACGTGATGTGACTTAAGGGGCGCCTTTGTGAGAACACCTGTATCCAGTTTTTTGCAGAAGCTCCTGCCTgcaagcagtgctgctcagctcccacCAGGACAGACAACGAGCTCTGGACAAAAAGCAGCCACTAAGAAATCCTGAGCAAGACTTTGCTTCCTGACAGTGATGTGGAACCTGAGCCTTTTGTAAAGGAGTTTCTGCTATGCTACAGCAGCAACAATATTCTTTCTGCCACAGACTTGAAAGGTGGAATTTGAAGGCGAAATGAACACTAAATTGCCTTAAGACAGACAGCTGGGTACAAATGACTGTATCATCATCATATTCCCTACTCCTCCCCCCGAAGCCCAGCTTTGAGAAATAACGGCACTTTATTGTAGGATCAAGTATAAcgaggaatttttaaaataattttatagcGGCTTTCCTTTTGTTACTTTATTTGTGAAATCTGTGTTACTACTTACTTACTTACTTAAAGTGTATTATAGCCAATCCGGTATGCTTTCCCAACTAGTTTTAAATTTGTCTTCCATGACTGCTGCTTCAGACAAAAATGGCGGTCTAGGAAGACACACCATTGtacttcctcctcctcctcatgaATACATACAAAGAACTACTCCAAGAAAGGCAAGGGGCAGTTAATTCTATCCTCCTTGGATCTGTGCGTCTTCATACCGTCATAAAAAGCATTAATCCATGCCTGCAGTGAGACAGTCATTCTTCACAGCAATAAAATTTATATAACTTCTGAGCAAAATAAGATGTCTTGATAGTGATCAGACACTAACATTCTCTTGTTCACTAGCACCCCAGTTCTGCAAGTGCCAGGCTGACTGCAGGCTGTGGTTTCAGTACCTcgaagcagaagcagcagatcACAAATTAAGCTTTACATAATAATCCTGTGGGAGCTGGAAGGTGTCTAATAACATAAAAGTAACCGCTTCTATAGTAAAAAGATAGATAGGTTTTATCACAACAACGGTGActttttctcatgtttcatacaagttttaaaaaataaatatgcttgGTTATTTGCAAGTGGCTTGCTCAGATACTTAGACCTGTTAATGGAGTCTGCCGCTGCCACAGATGCAGGTTATCAGTCACTGCCACAGCTCTTAAGTTATCTCAGCTCctgcccttccctcccttctGGGAATACACAAGACTAGTgacaatattttccaaaagcttCTTCAGTCTGTGTCCTAGTAGAAGTAATCTAATCCCTTAGATCACGCACCATGCCAAGACAGTGGAGTTACCTGAAGACTTTAGTCAGCTTCAAGCCTGATTAAGATCTTGCAAATCAGCCACAAGCTACGGAGTATCTGCTCCTTCCcttcatctgtatttttacatGTGGTACTGTAAACAAATAACCACAGGCTCCCCACAGGAACAGCCTACGCGTGTAACACAGgacataaataaaaagctgtttaaGCGTCTCAGGTGAGTATCTGGCAGTACAGCATATGACTTGCTAAGTAAGCTTTACTGTAGAGACTGTGTACTAGACTTCTGCTAGAGAGGGTTATTTAGTATTTCTTAGCTGTACAAATAGGCCAGTGAAACAAAAACTGTTGGGGGAACTCATTAGCTCCATTATTGCCAACCGTAGCAGGCTAAGGCATAACCTAGAACATGTAACTCCTCCTGTTCCTCTTGGGACTCTGCTGGAACATTCTGTGGTGTAAAAGACCTAGGGTTACTCTGAATAATGTCTGCACGGTTTTTGCACCAAACGCATTCTGAGCTTGGGATGCTGGAAGAGATGCAGCTTCCACGCTGTCTCCTTTATCAGCAGCTacacagacagcagaaaacagaggtAACCTCAGAAAGAAGCTCTTTGCCAGCTGGGTACTCTTAAGAAAAGTTTCTCAACTGGAAACTTACAGTAAGGCACACTGGAAGAGTTCTTCCAGAGTAAAGCATTTACCTGAGCTTGTGCTTTTCAAGCGTCAGATGTCAGACAGCGCCTGGGATTAGTTGGAGGCTACCTTTGTTTCTCACAGAAAGCCAACAACCATTCCCGAGCCCCTGTATGAGAAACTGGGagacctgaaaacaaaagccttGGTTTTAATTATTAGGTATTGCAACACTTGCTTACAAGTCCGTCCCACTTCAGCTGTTTAGCAGACTACTATGATACAATCATCTTCTGACGTTTGTTATTTGGAGAATCTAAGATAAattttattgcagttttctGGAATTACAACCAACCAGACAACATATGTACAAAGCTGTGATTAACACCGGGGAATATATGGTAACTCACTGCAGGATGACAAAATCAGGATGGAAGTTAGTCTAGCCAGTAGCACAATTTCAGCTGCAGTATTTGCTTCATATTCTGTCCACTGGAAAGATTCCCACAAGGGAGCAATTAGATGACTAACGGGATGCAGTAACCATGCACGTAAGTTACATTCTGGAGTTTAATGCCGTTTGGTCAGCAATCTTGATACATGGAGAGTTATAAAAGCTTTCAGACACAAGGTAGattcaaatgctttaaaaacacatagAACTTACAAGGAAGTCACCAACAGCAAGATGGATATACAATATCAGTCCAAAGCCATAAAACATCGCTGTTCTCCCTTTCTGTATACACCAGCtagaagaaaatggatttcGATAATGAACGCATTCCTATAAAACACCCTATAAAATACCTGTGAAATTTGggatataaatacattttaaatgggGCAAGCGACAGTCCTAAAACCAGCAATTATTTCAACTAAGACCCTTAGCAATCATGAAATCTGCTGCATTCCCATTTGAAATGCTCACCTGTTCTAATACCTAAGGCAATAAATAGGTGGCAGCACAACCGCTCATTTCTCAACACTAAgcttccccccccacccccccgcaaaaaaatctcttctggcTTAAAGCTGTCAGTCTGATTCTCACTTATTCTTTATATTCCCTAACTACAATTCACATCAGTTTCAGGGGTTTTGAAATTCTAATACCAGAAGATACAATAAATGTTGATTGGCATCTATTACACtgaacagcaagaaataaattctATGCTGCTACCAAATTTCATTTGTGCAACGGCAATCAAGTACAGTTGGATTGGTTGTGCGGAACCTACTTCAAATAGGGCCTTGTTTAAAAACTCATAACCTTTTACAAAAGAAATCGCTACTTAATTGGATATAACTGTTCAGAACAATACAAAACTCAACCCTTAACTCAGCGTACAGTAGCATTTACCCTCAGGAAATAAAGGGTCACTTCCATGAGCTACCACCCCCCTCCAGGTATCCAAGCAGCCCTTGCTGCCAGCTCTTAATAATCAGCAATAGCTCACCCATGCATAAAGATAccagccccatccatcctgctTATTCACTTGTAGTTCAGCTGAAGTCTCTCACACGTGTGAAGGTTTGGAAGATCGAATCGTAACATTCAACGGAAACTCatgtatttgaagaaatatgCCTGAAGATTTCAGAAAGCCTGACTTTCCCTTTTTAAGATATATACAGTCATATGTACATATTCACAAATCTGTCCTATGAAAAGAGGGAGCTTATTACAGAAATTGTAGTTTGTCTCAGTTCATAcaatttagaaagcaaaacgagaacaaataaatgtaaatatctaCATACAGAGTACAACATAGCAACTATGGAATAGACAATGCTGTATGTGATCTCTCATCCCCATAACTCCTCCGTTCTTCCAAACTTGTAGATCAGagtgctgaaaggaaaaaggaaaaaaaaaaaaaatcaggccaCATACAAAGTGGAAAAGGGCATTTTAAGAGCGAACATACAATCTTACACTGTTTACACCACAAAAACCAATGTCCTTCCAGCAATCTTAACTCTTACTCAAGTTAGCATCTATTTTTCTGGTTCTATTTCAGTTAATATACATTACTAAAACCATGAGATCCAGCTGAAGCAACTGCTCAGCAAAATAATAGTCAGGCTCGCAGTAAAATTCCTTTTATAAGGTTGGACACAATgtcatgaataaaaaaaaggaacaaaaaggaacaaaaccaaacattatttccttcctgttccttgtacctttaatttttttttcttacaaagaagGGCACGGTCATACTAAATCATAAGAAAATAACTAGTGAGGGAAATGGGAAATGTTACAACAATGAGAAGCAACGATAGGTAAAACAAACCTGACAGATGGACAATTAACTAGAGAAGAGAACTAGTAATACTAAGTTAAAAACTACTGGAAGTAACAATCAGAGATGAAGCACAAGTcttgaaggaaagagagagTTTAAGGAATATGGGTATTAGGAGACAGCACCGATGGAAGAGAGTTTCaatcaaaacagaagtttgGGATATGGACATTGAGAAGAGCATTGGTGATTGACTCAGTTCTGGTCCAAGGAAGACAATCTACAGTGACAAGAATCTCATGTGTTACTGTTTAAACTAATTAGCGCCATAAAAACCAgactccagaagaaaataaaaaccatgaATTAATTTGTCTCACAATTTATAcccagaaaacaatttttcaaagactaaagagaagaaataaaccTGAAATGCGTTACACACAGAATGCAATACGAACTagggaaaaatgctttcagaaacaacaacaacaaaaattcagaaataagttGATCAAACTACTGAAATTAGACTGAAGACTTCAAGTGAGATGAAACTACTCTCAGAAGCCTACCTCCATCAGTATCCCACTTTAGTCACGCAAGACTACAGAACAGATTTAGGAACTGCTATTTTTCCACAAGAACATAACTGGTTTCCCAAACAAAGCCACAGAAGGGTCAGTCAATCAGGATCACTGCCAAGCATTTAACATGGTACTAGAAGCAAAACAGCACATTTACTTAGGTGGATAAGAACTTCCAAAAGAGGAAGTTCATAAAGTCAGAGAACGTTCTGGGAACTTTTCAGTGACCGATCTTGGAGCTTAGACTATCTAATGCTCTCGTTGTCATGCATTAATCTAATAAAATTCATAGTTTGCAGAATGCATATAAAAAGAATTAGTATAGATTCACATCATTTCAAATGTCATTATGTGCCTTATATGCAACTTAagagaagtaaaacaaatagATCTAATATTACAG
The Numida meleagris isolate 19003 breed g44 Domestic line chromosome 1, NumMel1.0, whole genome shotgun sequence genome window above contains:
- the IFNGR2 gene encoding interferon gamma receptor 2, with translation MSWRAVLLFLLLGIFLLDPGRASGAESSLHLPAPKNVTVYSFNFCNSLRWSPVEVDGGSVSYTVQLKTGASNEWSEINCTRIAQTECSFLPLAKTRRWTVVLRVRAEMGHRTSSWVETDKFVAEKNTTIGPPEVSVIVSSDSLLVNVTPPFQPEPGDYPFQYHVSYWENSTITTKKEIKTSNTLFKIKNLKQWTLYCFTIQVELITYSDSGLLGLQRAPVCYRTTISEAAKAGYIVLIFISVDLLLIFIIVGFFCLWRHQKAIKYLSRPPLRIPSHFEEYLRDPSMPHLEMLETHEEDPRDSIIIVSIGEGSSAYGDMLDGNTCSRSSSSGRDVT